A stretch of the Serratia marcescens genome encodes the following:
- a CDS encoding carboxylate/amino acid/amine transporter yields the protein MLLLVITTILWAFSFSLIGEYLAGHVDSGFSALVRIGLAALVFLPFLRWRNIKLKVILLYMLVGAFQLGIMYLFSFRAYLYLTVPEFLLFTVLTPLYITLIYDLLSGRRLRWGYVFSALLAVLGAAIIRYHQLSEHFWWGLLLVQAANISFAIGMVGYKRLMEVHPLPQHTAFSWFYLGAAVVAVVAWFLWGNPQQLPTTNLQWGVLIWLGVVASGLGYFMWNYGATQVDAGTLGIMNNMHVPAGLLVNLAIWQQQPHWPSFIIGGAVIVASLWVHRRWVAPKQLG from the coding sequence GTGCTGCTTTTGGTTATAACCACCATCCTGTGGGCATTTTCTTTCAGCCTGATTGGCGAGTACCTGGCGGGCCATGTCGACAGCGGGTTCTCGGCGCTGGTGCGCATCGGGCTGGCGGCGCTGGTGTTTCTGCCGTTTCTGCGTTGGCGCAACATCAAACTCAAGGTGATCCTGCTGTATATGCTGGTGGGCGCCTTCCAGCTGGGCATCATGTACCTGTTCAGCTTCCGCGCCTATCTGTACCTGACGGTGCCGGAATTCCTGCTGTTCACCGTGCTGACGCCGCTGTATATCACGCTGATCTACGACTTGCTGAGCGGCCGGCGCCTGCGTTGGGGCTACGTCTTCAGCGCGTTGCTGGCGGTGCTGGGCGCGGCGATTATCCGCTATCACCAGTTGAGCGAACACTTCTGGTGGGGGCTGCTGTTGGTGCAGGCGGCGAATATCAGCTTCGCCATCGGTATGGTCGGCTATAAGCGCCTGATGGAAGTGCACCCCTTGCCGCAGCACACCGCCTTTTCCTGGTTCTACCTGGGGGCGGCGGTGGTGGCAGTGGTGGCCTGGTTCCTGTGGGGCAATCCGCAGCAGCTGCCGACCACCAATCTGCAGTGGGGCGTGTTGATCTGGCTGGGCGTGGTGGCGTCGGGGCTGGGCTACTTCATGTGGAACTATGGCGCGACGCAGGTCGATGCCGGCACGCTCGGCATCATGAACAATATGCATGTGCCGGCCGGTTTGTTGGTCAACCTGGCCATCTGGCAGCAGCAGCCGCATTGGCCGAGCTTTATCATCGGGGGGGCGGTGATAGTCGCTTCGCTGTGGGTGCACCGCCGCTGGGTGGCGCCGAAACAGCTCGGCTAA
- the ugpQ gene encoding glycerophosphodiester phosphodiesterase, whose protein sequence is MTRPWPYPHIVAHRGGGSLAPENTLAAIDVGARHGHKMIEFDAKLAQDGQIFLLHDDTLDRTSNGWGVAGELPWDKLVQLDAGNWYSSAFKGERLPLLSEVAERCQERGLMANIEIKPTTGSDDETGRVVALAARLLWQGQTDPLLSSFSVEALAAAQRTVPDLPRGLLLEAWDDNWRELTERLDCVSLHIDHKALTAERVKALKDAGLRILVYTVNQPDRARLLLDWGVDCICTDRIDLIGPDF, encoded by the coding sequence ATGACTAGACCCTGGCCTTACCCTCATATCGTTGCCCACCGCGGCGGCGGTTCTCTGGCGCCGGAAAACACCCTGGCGGCGATCGACGTCGGCGCGCGCCACGGCCACAAGATGATCGAGTTCGATGCCAAGCTGGCGCAGGACGGGCAAATTTTCCTGCTGCACGACGACACCCTGGATCGCACCAGCAACGGTTGGGGCGTGGCGGGCGAGCTGCCGTGGGACAAACTGGTGCAGCTGGACGCCGGCAACTGGTACAGCTCGGCCTTCAAGGGCGAGCGGTTGCCGCTGCTGTCGGAAGTGGCGGAACGCTGCCAGGAACGCGGCCTGATGGCCAATATCGAGATCAAGCCGACCACCGGCAGCGACGATGAAACCGGCCGGGTGGTGGCGCTGGCGGCGCGGTTGCTGTGGCAAGGGCAGACCGATCCGCTGCTTTCCTCCTTCTCGGTAGAAGCGCTGGCGGCGGCGCAACGCACCGTGCCGGACTTGCCGCGCGGCCTGCTGCTGGAGGCCTGGGACGACAACTGGCGCGAGCTGACCGAACGCCTGGACTGCGTCTCGCTGCATATTGACCACAAAGCGCTGACTGCCGAGCGGGTGAAAGCGTTGAAAGACGCCGGGCTGCGCATTCTGGTGTATACCGTCAACCAACCGGATCGCGCGCGCCTGCTGCTCGACTGGGGCGTTGACTGCATTTGCACCGACCGGATAGATTTGATCGGCCCGGATTTTTAA
- a CDS encoding AEC family transporter yields the protein MPGFILSLWHQIVLSLPLFVLIALGYGLIRWGKWPAGITDGLTRFVFSLALPAMLFRMMCDFSQRPTVDARLLIAFFGSCLIVFVLGRLVARHLFRLDGVAGSVFALGGIFSNNVMLGLPIASVMLGEAAIPSVALVLVFNGLILWTLVTVSIEWARNGSPTLSGFAKTARSVLTNPLIVGILSGTLFSLTGLPLPAFVDRPVSMLGQVAAPLSLVVLGMGLAEYRISEGWQLSSVICVLKLLVQPLVIWLLAWMMDLPPMETRVVVLLGSMAVGVNVYLMSRQFNTLTGPAATSLVMSTVLAAITTPLILTVMGVRA from the coding sequence ATGCCTGGCTTTATCCTGTCACTGTGGCACCAGATCGTGCTGTCTTTACCGCTGTTTGTTCTGATTGCGTTGGGTTATGGGCTGATTCGCTGGGGGAAATGGCCTGCCGGCATCACCGATGGCCTGACGCGCTTCGTGTTTTCTCTCGCCTTGCCCGCCATGCTGTTTCGCATGATGTGCGACTTCTCGCAGCGCCCGACGGTCGATGCCCGGCTGCTGATCGCGTTCTTCGGCAGTTGCCTGATCGTGTTTGTGCTTGGCCGTCTCGTCGCCCGGCATCTCTTCCGGCTGGATGGCGTCGCCGGATCGGTGTTTGCGCTGGGCGGTATTTTCTCCAATAACGTGATGCTCGGCTTGCCTATCGCCAGCGTGATGCTGGGGGAGGCGGCGATCCCGTCGGTGGCGCTGGTGCTGGTGTTCAACGGCCTGATCCTGTGGACGCTGGTGACGGTGTCGATCGAATGGGCGCGCAACGGTTCGCCGACGCTGAGCGGTTTCGCTAAAACCGCGCGTAGCGTGCTGACCAATCCGCTGATCGTCGGTATCCTGTCCGGCACCTTGTTCAGCCTGACCGGCCTGCCGCTGCCGGCCTTCGTCGATCGGCCGGTCAGCATGCTCGGCCAGGTGGCGGCGCCGCTGTCGCTGGTGGTGCTGGGCATGGGGCTTGCCGAGTACCGCATCAGCGAAGGCTGGCAGCTGAGCAGCGTCATCTGCGTGCTGAAACTGCTGGTGCAACCGCTAGTGATTTGGCTGCTGGCCTGGATGATGGATTTGCCACCGATGGAAACCCGGGTTGTGGTGCTGCTGGGGTCGATGGCGGTGGGGGTGAACGTCTACCTGATGTCGCGCCAGTTCAATACGCTCACCGGCCCGGCCGCCACCAGCCTGGTGATGTCCACCGTGCTGGCGGCGATCACCACGCCGCTGATCCTCACCGTGATGGGCGTGCGGGCGTAG